A window of Malania oleifera isolate guangnan ecotype guangnan chromosome 5, ASM2987363v1, whole genome shotgun sequence contains these coding sequences:
- the LOC131156408 gene encoding CRIB domain-containing protein RIC7-like — protein sequence MTTKMKGLLKGLRYISQIFDNEKEQEMQIGFPTDVKHVAHIGWDGPSVHSPSWMNEYRSPTGFASAPIGPPSSREDHKSQNPPNKLVSEDSSQRERAQEQNGPAAQDTPKSSRRQSSAGSLSGDSPSREAPGKSKHSRRNQSAYASNSPARDLSSSSNRGKPSSRLQDLTIGTDPPTLILPDIPKKSRRKKSKDTSGGGSTRASRSKAPPTATCTAPFSDPGSGSESVTRLKDNEVCPASPSTPGENREAKGCNGISRGIGLV from the exons ATGACAACGAAGATGAAGGGCCTTTTAAAAGGCCTTagatatatttctcaaatatttg ACAATGAAAAAGAACAGGAAATGCAGATTGGTTTTCCCACAGACGTAAAGCACGTCGCTCACATTGGATGGGATGGTCCTTCCGTTCATTCCCCCAGCTGG ATGAATGAGTATAGATCACCAACGGGATTTGCATCTGCGCCGATCGGACCGCCGAGCAGCAGGGAGGATCATAAGTCCCAGAACCCACCCAACAAATTGGTTTCTGAAG ATTCAAGCCAGAGAGAAAGAGCGCAGGAGCAAAATGGTCCGGCGGCCCAGGATACGCCGAAATCATCGAGACGGCAGTCGTCCGCCGGGTCGCTGTCCGGCGATTCGCCTTCCCGCGAGGCGCCCGGCAAATCGAAGCACTCGCGGCGAAACCAATCGGCGTATGCTTCGAATTCGCCGGCGAGGGACTTGTCATCATCATCCAACAGGGGCAAACCGAGCAGCCGACTCCAGGATCTAACTATCGGGACGGATCCGCCCACACTGATCCTGCCGGACATCCCCAAGAAGAGCCGGCGGAAGAAGTCGAAGGACACTTCCGGGGGCGGGTCGACCCGAGCGTCGAGATCAAAAGCCCCTCCGACTGCAACCTGTACGGCTCCGTTTTCGGATCCTGGGTCAGGATCGGAGTCCGTAACCAGATTAAAAGACAATGAAGTTTGTCCGGCGTCGCCTTCGACACCTGGTGAAAATAGGGAAGCGAAGGGGTGTAATGGGATTTCTCGAGGGATTGGACTGGTGTAA